One window from the genome of Tachypleus tridentatus isolate NWPU-2018 chromosome 11, ASM421037v1, whole genome shotgun sequence encodes:
- the LOC143231701 gene encoding uncharacterized protein LOC143231701 isoform X3: MNQACRNEHPKKVGDVNLWNLANPKEFFYSGKTRQIHSGHITTYDRLWSNLPYLRPMATIVADTVQYGTDEDGAGIHDVMGTRCDPYTVQKITGQWPEVTCHQNLIKAIEPFGLTEEHVHDVFNIFMCSGWTKDTVQYFVKGTPANKGDYIEFIAEIDLLVALSVCPQGDVSLPVGVTYPEEKCFPLGVQIYRSIK, encoded by the exons ATGAACCAAGCTTGTAGAAATGAGCATCCCAAAAAG GTTGGTGACGTCAACTTATGGAACTTGGCGAACCCTAAAGAATTCTTCTATAGTG GGAAAACTCGACAAATCCACTCGGGACACATAACAACGTACGACAGACTCTGGAGTAACTTACCGTACTTACGTCCTATGGCGACTATTGTAGCAGATACCGTACAGTACGGAACAGACGAAGATGGTGCTGGTATTCATGACGTAATGG gtacCAGATGTGACCCTTATACTGTCCAGAAGATCACCGGACAATGGCCCGAAGTTACCTGTCATCAAAATTTGATAAAAGCAATTGAACCATTTGGTTTGACAGAAGAACATGTACATGacgtttttaacatatttatgtgTTCTGGATGGACAAAG GATACTGTTCAGTACTTTGTGAAAGGAACACCAGCGAACAAAGGTGACTACATCGAATTTATTGCTGAAATAGATCTTCTAGTGGCATTGTCTGTTTGTCCACAAG GTGACGTTTCTCTCCCTGTTGGTGTGACGTATcctgaagaaaaatgttttccttTGGGTGTTCAAATATACaggtctataaaataa
- the LOC143231701 gene encoding uncharacterized protein LOC143231701 isoform X1, which yields MTQRAFEKTSLHLCYKTFNESKVERVVYEKLRSDALENKIDDFVVPKRSGKAWILRAGDLCRITVTEGPQVGDVNLWNLANPKEFFYSGKTRQIHSGHITTYDRLWSNLPYLRPMATIVADTVQYGTDEDGAGIHDVMGTRCDPYTVQKITGQWPEVTCHQNLIKAIEPFGLTEEHVHDVFNIFMCSGWTKDTVQYFVKGTPANKGDYIEFIAEIDLLVALSVCPQGDVSLPVGVTYPEEKCFPLGVQIYRSIK from the exons ATGACACAGAGGGCGTTCGAGAAAACAAGTCTTCATCTCTGTTACAAAACCTTCAACGAGAGTAAAGTAGAGCGGGTCGTGTACGAGAAACTGAGGTCAGACGCTTTAGAGAATAAAATCGACGACTTTGTTGTCCCGAAAAGAAGTGGGAAAGCTTGGATACTCAGAGCAGGTGACTTATGTAGAATTACAGTCACAGAAGGACCCCAG GTTGGTGACGTCAACTTATGGAACTTGGCGAACCCTAAAGAATTCTTCTATAGTG GGAAAACTCGACAAATCCACTCGGGACACATAACAACGTACGACAGACTCTGGAGTAACTTACCGTACTTACGTCCTATGGCGACTATTGTAGCAGATACCGTACAGTACGGAACAGACGAAGATGGTGCTGGTATTCATGACGTAATGG gtacCAGATGTGACCCTTATACTGTCCAGAAGATCACCGGACAATGGCCCGAAGTTACCTGTCATCAAAATTTGATAAAAGCAATTGAACCATTTGGTTTGACAGAAGAACATGTACATGacgtttttaacatatttatgtgTTCTGGATGGACAAAG GATACTGTTCAGTACTTTGTGAAAGGAACACCAGCGAACAAAGGTGACTACATCGAATTTATTGCTGAAATAGATCTTCTAGTGGCATTGTCTGTTTGTCCACAAG GTGACGTTTCTCTCCCTGTTGGTGTGACGTATcctgaagaaaaatgttttccttTGGGTGTTCAAATATACaggtctataaaataa
- the LOC143231701 gene encoding uncharacterized protein LOC143231701 isoform X2: protein MTQRAFEKTSLHLCYKTFNESKVERVVYEKLRSDALENKIDDFVVPKRSGKAWILRAGDLCRITVTEGPQVGDVNLWNLANPKEFFYSGTRCDPYTVQKITGQWPEVTCHQNLIKAIEPFGLTEEHVHDVFNIFMCSGWTKDTVQYFVKGTPANKGDYIEFIAEIDLLVALSVCPQGDVSLPVGVTYPEEKCFPLGVQIYRSIK, encoded by the exons ATGACACAGAGGGCGTTCGAGAAAACAAGTCTTCATCTCTGTTACAAAACCTTCAACGAGAGTAAAGTAGAGCGGGTCGTGTACGAGAAACTGAGGTCAGACGCTTTAGAGAATAAAATCGACGACTTTGTTGTCCCGAAAAGAAGTGGGAAAGCTTGGATACTCAGAGCAGGTGACTTATGTAGAATTACAGTCACAGAAGGACCCCAG GTTGGTGACGTCAACTTATGGAACTTGGCGAACCCTAAAGAATTCTTCTATAGTG gtacCAGATGTGACCCTTATACTGTCCAGAAGATCACCGGACAATGGCCCGAAGTTACCTGTCATCAAAATTTGATAAAAGCAATTGAACCATTTGGTTTGACAGAAGAACATGTACATGacgtttttaacatatttatgtgTTCTGGATGGACAAAG GATACTGTTCAGTACTTTGTGAAAGGAACACCAGCGAACAAAGGTGACTACATCGAATTTATTGCTGAAATAGATCTTCTAGTGGCATTGTCTGTTTGTCCACAAG GTGACGTTTCTCTCCCTGTTGGTGTGACGTATcctgaagaaaaatgttttccttTGGGTGTTCAAATATACaggtctataaaataa